From Diospyros lotus cultivar Yz01 chromosome 4, ASM1463336v1, whole genome shotgun sequence, a single genomic window includes:
- the LOC127798667 gene encoding serpin-ZX has translation MDLRQAIGNQTGVSLSIAKRVALDEAKDTNLVFSPLSIHVVLCLIASGSKGPTLDQMLSFLSARSSDDLSSLSSQLVDLVFADGGPVGGPRLSFANGVWIDLSLPLKPSFKQVVDTAYKAASSNVDFQTKAIEVMGEVNLWAEEETSGLIKEVLPPGSVDSSTRLIFANALYFKGAWNEQFDASKTKDHDFYLLNGSTVQVPFMTSKKKQLVRAFDGFKVLGLPYKTGEDKRSFSMYFFLPDAKDGLTTLMEKVSSETGFLDRHLPQQKVEVGEFRIPKFKISFGFEASEVLKKLGLVLPFSGDGLTEMVDSPLGKDLYVSKIFHKSFIEVNEEGTEAAAATAGTIMLRSIVMTEKMNFVADHPFLFVIREDMTGVVLFIGHVLNPLEG, from the exons ATGGACCTTCGCCAAGCGATCGGCAACCAAACCGGCGTCTCACTGAGCATCGCCAAGCGGGTGGCGCTGGACGAGGCCAAGGACACCAACTTGGTCTTTTCTCCGCTCTCCATCCACGTCGTGCTCTGCTTGATCGCCTCCGGCTCAAAGGGCCCGACCCTTGACCAGATGTTGTCCTTCCTCAGCGCCAGATCCTCCGACGAcctctcctctctttcttcccAGCTCGTTGACCTCGTCTTCGCTGACGGAGGACCCGTCGGTGGGCCGCGGCTGTCGTTCGCCAACGGGGTCTGGATTGACCTTTCTCTCCCTCTAAAACCTTCTTTCAAACAGGTGGTCGACACGGCTTACAAGGCTGCTTCGAGTAATGTTGATTTTCAGACCAAG GCAATTGAGGTGATGGGTGAAGTGAATTTGTGGGCTGAAGAGGAGACCAGTGGTCTTATCAAGGAAGTGCTTCCTCCTGGTTCAGTTGACAGCTCTACCAGACTCATCTTTGCGAATGCTCTCTATTTTAAAGGAGCATGGAATGAGCAGTTTGATGCATCGAAAACAAAAGACCATGACTTCTACCTCCTCAATGGCAGCACCGTTCAAGTTCCCTTCATGACTAGCAAAAAAAAGCAACTGGTTAGGGCGTTTGATGGTTTCAAGGTCTTGGGGCTCCCATACAAAACAGGTGAAGATAAGCGCAGTTTTTCAATGTACTTCTTCCTGCCAGATGCAAAAGATGGACTGACAACTCTAATGGAGAAAGTGAGTTCTGAAACTGGGTTCTTAGATCGTCACTTGCCACAACAGAAGGTTGAAGTGGGGGAATTCCGGATCCCAAAGTTCAAGATTTCATTTGGGTTCGAAGCTTCTGAAGTTCTAAAGAAACTAGGTTTAGTCTTGCCTTTTTCCGGTGATGGGCTTACTGAGATGGTAGACTCCCCTCTTGGTAAGGACCTGTATGTTTCAAAGATTTTCCACAAATCTTTCATTGAAGTTAATGAAGAAGGCACGGAAGCTGCAGCTGCTACTGCAGGCACGATAATGCTTCGGTCGATTGTTATGACAGAGAAGATGAATTTTGTAGCTGACCACCCATTCTTGTTTGTCATTAGAGAAGACATGACCGGCGTGGTGTTGTTCATCGGCCATGTGCTTAATCCCCTTGAAGGTTGA